A genomic window from Deltaproteobacteria bacterium includes:
- a CDS encoding MotE family protein, with the protein MSLHMYLFRMACRASAVAAMLAVFIGPAPAVMAAPPDAAGKDGSVQERGKGAPGMAERERAFKAEEERLLALRKEIDEKIARYEKLVGQVQEKEKKKQNEANARTDRIVQLYEGMPPEGAAARIAALDDGTAATILSRMKSRKASAVLSLMEPKRAAILTRKMASPGDVKNFPSE; encoded by the coding sequence TTGAGCCTGCACATGTATTTGTTCCGCATGGCTTGCCGCGCTTCCGCGGTCGCCGCGATGCTTGCGGTCTTCATCGGCCCGGCCCCGGCCGTCATGGCGGCGCCTCCCGACGCCGCCGGCAAAGATGGTTCCGTGCAGGAGCGCGGCAAGGGCGCGCCGGGAATGGCCGAGAGGGAACGGGCGTTCAAGGCGGAAGAGGAGCGGCTCCTTGCACTCCGGAAGGAAATCGACGAGAAGATCGCCCGGTATGAAAAGCTCGTCGGACAGGTCCAGGAGAAGGAGAAGAAGAAGCAGAACGAAGCGAACGCAAGGACCGACCGGATCGTTCAACTCTATGAGGGGATGCCCCCCGAAGGAGCCGCCGCAAGGATCGCTGCGCTCGACGACGGAACCGCCGCGACGATCCTGTCGAGGATGAAGAGCCGCAAGGCCAGCGCTGTCCTTTCGCTCATGGAGCCGAAGCGGGCGGCCATACTCACCCGGAAGATGGCGAGTCCCGGCGACGTGAAAAATTTTCCCTCGGAGTGA
- the fliJ gene encoding flagellar export protein FliJ, with amino-acid sequence MNKLGTIGKILQIKEWREEEIEVEVRKLRDAVSAHESRIGSLESAYLDTLDSFNRKQGDGSLRPNEMGIYYSYFYHLQKEMDAMKADLARILAALDIRQNDLVEAHKETRVVETLKDRRTRERAKEESQRERKEMDFLSSTKRRDR; translated from the coding sequence ATGAACAAGCTCGGAACGATCGGTAAGATCCTTCAGATCAAGGAATGGAGGGAAGAGGAAATAGAGGTCGAGGTTCGCAAGCTGCGCGACGCGGTAAGCGCCCACGAATCCCGTATAGGCTCGCTCGAAAGCGCATACCTTGATACTCTCGACTCGTTCAACCGCAAGCAGGGCGACGGGTCGCTCCGCCCGAACGAGATGGGGATCTATTACAGCTACTTCTACCACCTCCAGAAGGAGATGGACGCGATGAAGGCCGACCTGGCCCGAATACTCGCCGCGCTGGACATCAGGCAGAACGACCTTGTGGAAGCGCACAAGGAGACGCGTGTCGTCGAGACCCTCAAGGACCGGCGCACGCGGGAGCGGGCGAAAGAGGAATCGCAGCGGGAACGCAAGGAGATGGACTTCCTGTCGTCCACGAAGCGGAGAGACCGTTGA